From the Excalfactoria chinensis isolate bCotChi1 chromosome 1, bCotChi1.hap2, whole genome shotgun sequence genome, one window contains:
- the ARRDC5 gene encoding LOW QUALITY PROTEIN: arrestin domain-containing protein 5 (The sequence of the model RefSeq protein was modified relative to this genomic sequence to represent the inferred CDS: deleted 1 base in 1 codon), with amino-acid sequence MTVVKTINLVLPETEVYSAGSSTCGQLVLKLSSTFVDPAVKVERMERGYLRWDQEGHPELEYEKITACTKKDVCISKAKKMHFSRSALTSVRKPSENMKEDTDLTLLTLNTICPPLMLAQEEYSCLDSGIHTFDFHFSFPPEVPSTLTSKVCCISYFFSVILQICLEKNLFSRGKNVVFTVVIASRTCNYIRKELFSFVLALSGNNIMAFKYELVETANLPHAMFTIFGRVPIIIPATSKHLWSRAP; translated from the exons ATGACAGTAGTGAAAACAATTAACCTTGTGCTGCCTGAGACTGAGGTGTATTCAGCTGGCTCCAGCACATGTGGCCAACTGGTTCTGAAGCTCAGCAGTACCTTTGTGGACCCTGCTGTGAAGGTGGAGCGCATGGAAAGAGGCTACCTGAGGTGGGATCAGGAGGGTCATccagaactggagtatgaaaAGATCACAGCCTGCACCAAAAAAGATGTCTGCATCTCCAAAGCAAAGaagatgcatttcagcag AAGTGCTCTAACAAGTGTGAGAAAGCcatctgaaaacatgaaagaagatACAGACCTGACCCTTCTTACCCTGAACACTATTTGCCCCCCACTGATGTTGGCACAGGAGGAAT acaGCTGCCTGGATTCTGGGATCCACACCTTTGATTTCCACTTCAGCTTTCCTCCAGAGGTTCCCTCCACACTCACCAGCAAAGTTTGCTGCATCTCCTATTTCTT CTCTGTGATCCTTCAGATTTGTCTGGAGAAAAACCTATTTTCTCGTGGCAAAAATGTC GTCTTCACAGTAGTTATTGCCAGCAGGACATGCAATTACATTAGAAAGgaacttttttcctttgtcct TGCCCTGAGTGGAAATAACATTATGGCATTCAAGTATGAGCTGGTAGAAACCGCTAACCTTCCTCATGCCATGTTCACCATCTTCGGCAGGGTGCCTATCATCATACCAGCCACATCAAAGCATTTGTGGAGCAGAGCACCATGA